In the Methanococcus maripaludis genome, one interval contains:
- a CDS encoding formate/nitrite transporter family protein: protein MDVNPPDKMVELAGNAGQVKGNLSPSQLLVRGVMGGAYIAIGGGLATVVGTGIGTALGAGFGKFMAAAVFPVGLILIILTGMELVTGDMMLLPVAVFQRKASYAQLIKVWIYVYIGNLIGSLIYASMMAFGPLRSFDTTTGAASVNAFGQSAINTAQAKVLPYMAAGSVGWLAALVKGIGCNWLVNLAVIGSMASTSILGKFFMIWFPIMAFVATGFEHCVANMYFIPAGMMLGATVSVADWWLWNIIPVTIGNIIGAVVFVSMIYQFAYGKKI, encoded by the coding sequence ATGGATGTAAACCCACCCGACAAAATGGTGGAACTTGCAGGAAATGCAGGTCAGGTAAAAGGAAACCTTAGTCCAAGCCAACTTCTTGTCAGAGGAGTTATGGGCGGCGCTTACATTGCAATAGGTGGTGGACTCGCTACCGTTGTAGGAACAGGAATAGGTACGGCATTAGGTGCCGGTTTTGGTAAATTCATGGCAGCCGCAGTGTTCCCCGTAGGGCTGATCTTGATTATCTTAACAGGAATGGAACTGGTTACTGGAGATATGATGTTACTGCCTGTAGCAGTTTTCCAGAGAAAGGCTTCCTATGCACAGTTGATAAAAGTATGGATTTATGTTTACATTGGTAACCTTATTGGTTCCTTAATATATGCTTCAATGATGGCATTTGGTCCATTGAGATCATTTGACACGACAACCGGTGCAGCTAGTGTAAATGCATTTGGTCAATCAGCAATAAACACCGCTCAAGCTAAAGTTTTACCATACATGGCAGCAGGATCTGTCGGATGGCTTGCAGCACTTGTTAAAGGTATTGGTTGTAACTGGTTAGTTAACCTTGCAGTTATTGGTTCAATGGCTTCAACGAGTATTCTCGGTAAGTTCTTCATGATATGGTTCCCAATCATGGCGTTCGTTGCAACCGGATTTGAGCACTGTGTGGCAAACATGTATTTCATCCCTGCAGGTATGATGCTTGGTGCAACAGTAAGCGTTGCAGACTGGTGGCTTTGGAATATCATTCCAGTAACCATTGGAAACATCATCGGTGCAGTGGTATTCGTATCAATGATCTACCAGTTCGCATACGGTAAAAAAATCTAA
- a CDS encoding formate dehydrogenase H subunit alpha, selenocysteine-containing produces the protein MELNFIHTICPYCGTGCGVDLVVKDGKLVGTNPFKRHPVNEGKTCIKGSYCHEFVHRDDRLKTPLIRKNGELVEASWDEALELISGKLKDYSPEEIGFFSSARCTNEDNYVFQKFARTVMKTNNVDHCARLUHSATVVGLGQAFGSGAMTNSISDIEDADCIFIIGSNTFEQHPLIARRVVRAKEKGTKIIVIDPRYTPTAKQADLYLQLLPGTNIAVLNAIMNVIVKEKLIDEEFIKNRTKGYEELKKTLETYTPEYASKLSGVAPELIVEAAKMYGSAGAASILYCMGITQFTTGVNNVKSCCNLAMITGNIGKPGTGVNPLRGQNNVQGACDMGALPNVFPGYQAVPANHEKYAEAWNTSVDPNVGLSIPDMLAKAGEQVKCIYVMGENPMVSDPDIHHVEHALKSLDLLIVQDIFLTETAQVADVVLPGASWAEKDGTFSNTERRIQKINKAVDSPGEAIADWKIVKMIAEKMGQGELFNFNTPEEVFQEISKVTPQYAGVTYERLGVDGLHWPCKTCEDPGTPILHCEKCLTPDGLGNIFAIDYADPDEMADLEYPMTLTTGRIIFHYHTGTMTRRSKHMADEINEGFVEIHPEDAKNMGIKNKQKVKVSTRRGEVVVNAKVTPNIKQGVVFMPFHFAETAANILTNPAQDPNCKIPEYKVCAAKVEKI, from the coding sequence ATGGAATTAAACTTCATTCATACGATTTGTCCATATTGCGGTACAGGTTGCGGTGTGGACCTCGTAGTAAAGGATGGCAAACTTGTTGGGACCAATCCTTTTAAAAGACACCCTGTAAACGAGGGAAAAACCTGTATTAAAGGTAGTTATTGTCACGAATTTGTACACCGTGATGATAGGTTGAAAACTCCATTGATCAGAAAAAATGGAGAATTGGTGGAAGCATCATGGGATGAAGCACTAGAATTGATTTCTGGTAAATTAAAAGATTATTCCCCTGAAGAAATCGGATTCTTTTCATCTGCAAGATGTACCAATGAAGACAACTATGTATTTCAAAAATTTGCAAGAACAGTAATGAAAACTAATAATGTTGATCACTGTGCGAGACTTTGACACTCGGCAACTGTGGTCGGTTTAGGGCAAGCCTTTGGTTCAGGTGCTATGACAAATTCAATTTCGGATATAGAAGATGCAGACTGTATATTCATAATCGGTTCAAATACGTTTGAACAACACCCTTTGATTGCGAGAAGAGTCGTTCGTGCAAAAGAAAAGGGAACTAAAATAATTGTAATAGATCCAAGATACACTCCAACTGCAAAACAGGCTGATTTGTACTTACAGTTATTACCCGGTACAAATATTGCAGTTTTAAATGCAATAATGAATGTAATCGTGAAAGAAAAATTAATCGATGAAGAATTCATCAAAAATAGGACAAAAGGATACGAAGAACTTAAGAAAACTCTTGAAACCTATACTCCCGAGTATGCGTCAAAATTATCTGGTGTAGCTCCGGAATTAATTGTCGAAGCTGCTAAAATGTATGGTAGTGCAGGTGCCGCATCGATACTTTACTGTATGGGTATAACGCAATTCACAACCGGTGTAAATAACGTAAAATCTTGCTGCAATTTGGCAATGATTACTGGAAATATTGGAAAACCGGGAACTGGTGTAAATCCATTAAGGGGCCAGAATAACGTTCAAGGAGCATGTGACATGGGTGCACTTCCAAACGTATTCCCGGGATACCAGGCAGTTCCTGCAAACCATGAAAAATATGCAGAAGCATGGAACACATCTGTTGATCCAAATGTAGGTCTTTCGATTCCAGATATGCTTGCAAAAGCTGGAGAACAGGTTAAATGTATTTATGTAATGGGTGAAAACCCGATGGTTTCAGATCCGGATATTCACCACGTAGAACATGCGTTGAAAAGCCTTGATTTATTGATCGTTCAAGATATTTTCTTAACAGAAACCGCACAGGTTGCAGATGTAGTTTTACCTGGGGCTTCATGGGCTGAAAAGGATGGAACTTTCTCAAATACTGAAAGAAGAATCCAAAAAATCAACAAAGCAGTAGATTCTCCTGGTGAAGCAATTGCTGACTGGAAAATCGTGAAAATGATTGCTGAAAAGATGGGTCAAGGGGAATTATTTAATTTCAATACTCCTGAAGAAGTATTCCAAGAAATTTCAAAAGTAACTCCTCAATACGCAGGTGTAACTTACGAAAGACTTGGTGTAGATGGACTCCACTGGCCATGTAAAACCTGTGAAGACCCAGGAACTCCAATTCTCCACTGTGAAAAATGTTTAACTCCAGATGGACTTGGAAATATCTTTGCAATAGACTATGCAGATCCAGACGAAATGGCAGATTTGGAATACCCAATGACCCTTACAACCGGTAGGATCATTTTCCACTACCACACAGGAACAATGACCAGAAGAAGTAAGCATATGGCTGATGAAATAAACGAAGGATTTGTTGAAATTCATCCCGAAGATGCCAAAAATATGGGAATTAAAAACAAACAGAAAGTCAAAGTTTCAACCCGAAGGGGCGAAGTCGTTGTAAATGCGAAAGTAACACCAAATATCAAACAAGGTGTTGTATTTATGCCGTTCCACTTTGCAGAAACTGCAGCTAACATCTTAACAAATCCTGCTCAGGATCCAAACTGTAAAATCCCAGAATACAAGGTATGTGCTGCAAAGGTGGAAAAAATATAA
- a CDS encoding FIST N-terminal domain-containing protein, with product MEFIEFGYGTSTDENSLKAGAHAASNALKMMKKYSEKPNIVFLYSSPDYDPEEVLNGVKLILGNTVQIVGGSSKFQVCGNKFLENGVSIGILGSKYFSTGMGVGLGISINPKESGKKAVKDAVENLGMLPKLLYVIMDFCKCEEQVLKGIVEELGVTIPIFGGVSSDNFEFEHTYQYGNDVYLDSIVCVAFGGDIVPKISYNDHEYKEHHGKLENVINKSEKRAIEEIGNISAIKRYIEISGYEGSVKDLEKDPKFYLSHPLGILDTAGDIHFKGPIAIKNKKLITGSNISNSNELKIETIDKNELKKIFETNTNVLKNTQPHYDPAFTFYNISSFLSEIDPEEIEKLIENSDINPFFGSSTFGEISFRKYGNYSMSMCSFAPDLVTISAKEGIHMFTKHPATKETLLKIHELGGSVKVEELAKSLGIHRRSAYDRIDPLLKYGFIEKDQAVITITDFGKLLLKFEF from the coding sequence GTGGAATTTATCGAATTCGGGTACGGTACTTCAACAGATGAAAATTCTTTAAAAGCGGGGGCTCATGCTGCATCCAATGCTTTGAAAATGATGAAGAAGTATTCAGAAAAACCAAATATTGTATTTTTATATTCTTCTCCAGACTATGATCCTGAAGAAGTTCTTAACGGAGTAAAGTTAATTCTTGGAAACACTGTACAGATAGTCGGTGGAAGTTCAAAATTCCAAGTTTGTGGAAATAAATTTTTGGAAAACGGGGTTTCGATTGGAATTTTGGGTTCAAAATACTTCAGTACCGGAATGGGTGTCGGACTTGGAATTTCGATAAACCCAAAAGAATCGGGAAAAAAAGCAGTTAAAGATGCAGTTGAAAACCTCGGGATGCTTCCAAAATTGCTTTATGTAATAATGGATTTTTGTAAATGCGAAGAACAGGTTTTAAAAGGAATTGTTGAAGAACTTGGGGTTACAATCCCGATTTTTGGAGGAGTTTCCTCCGATAATTTCGAATTCGAACATACATACCAGTATGGAAACGATGTTTATCTCGACAGTATTGTTTGCGTCGCATTTGGTGGGGATATCGTACCAAAAATATCATACAATGACCACGAGTACAAAGAACATCATGGAAAATTGGAAAATGTAATAAATAAATCAGAAAAACGTGCTATTGAAGAAATAGGAAATATTTCTGCAATAAAAAGATATATTGAAATTTCAGGATATGAGGGTTCTGTAAAAGACCTTGAAAAAGACCCTAAATTCTATTTATCACATCCTTTAGGTATTTTGGATACTGCAGGAGATATCCATTTTAAAGGTCCGATAGCAATTAAAAATAAAAAATTAATTACAGGGTCCAATATAAGCAACTCAAATGAATTAAAAATAGAAACTATTGATAAAAATGAATTGAAAAAGATATTTGAAACCAACACAAATGTTTTGAAGAATACTCAACCACATTATGACCCTGCATTTACATTTTACAATATTTCATCGTTTTTATCAGAAATTGATCCTGAAGAAATTGAAAAACTGATTGAAAATTCGGATATAAATCCGTTTTTTGGAAGTTCGACTTTTGGAGAAATATCTTTTAGAAAATATGGAAACTATTCAATGAGCATGTGTTCTTTTGCACCAGATTTAGTTACGATAAGTGCAAAAGAAGGAATTCACATGTTTACAAAACACCCTGCAACAAAAGAAACACTTTTAAAAATCCACGAACTTGGAGGTTCGGTAAAAGTTGAAGAACTTGCAAAATCGCTTGGAATACATAGGAGATCTGCATACGATAGGATCGACCCACTCTTAAAATACGGTTTTATCGAAAAAGACCAAGCAGTAATCACTATCACTGACTTTGGAAAACTTCTGCTTAAATTCGAATTTTAA
- a CDS encoding 4-phosphopantoate--beta-alanine ligase, translating to MMVPESHPRYKSLLNRDRIVEAFESGVLAKGGMIAHGRGETFDYLIGENTTDVALNSIRVSAALLVLAENPVISVNGNSVALAKDEFVELAKELNGKIEVNLFYRTSEREEKIKDVFESDIGDGIVLLGIDNADKQIPGVDHLRGKVSESGIYTADVVLVPLEDGDRAEALVKMGKTVIAIDLNPLSRTARKSTISIIDELTRCIPLITEYVIEYKKMDRAELLKIVESYNNEENLRNILNLISKRLTSIDLI from the coding sequence ATGATGGTTCCAGAATCCCATCCAAGATACAAATCATTATTAAATCGAGACAGAATTGTAGAAGCATTTGAATCAGGCGTTTTGGCAAAAGGCGGAATGATTGCTCACGGGAGGGGTGAAACTTTCGATTATTTGATCGGAGAAAACACAACCGATGTTGCACTAAATTCCATAAGAGTTTCAGCAGCTCTTTTAGTTTTAGCAGAAAACCCAGTAATTTCGGTAAATGGAAACAGCGTAGCTTTGGCAAAAGACGAGTTTGTTGAGTTAGCAAAAGAATTAAATGGCAAAATAGAAGTTAATTTATTTTACAGGACAAGTGAACGGGAAGAAAAAATAAAAGATGTATTTGAAAGTGATATTGGGGATGGAATTGTTCTTTTAGGAATTGATAATGCAGATAAACAAATTCCCGGTGTTGATCACTTGAGGGGAAAAGTTTCAGAATCTGGAATTTACACTGCAGATGTAGTTTTAGTTCCCCTGGAAGATGGAGATAGGGCTGAAGCACTCGTTAAAATGGGAAAAACGGTAATTGCAATCGATTTAAACCCTCTTTCAAGAACCGCAAGAAAATCAACAATTTCAATAATCGATGAACTTACAAGATGTATTCCATTAATTACAGAATATGTAATTGAATACAAAAAAATGGATAGGGCTGAACTCTTGAAAATTGTTGAAAGCTACAATAACGAAGAAAATTTGCGAAATATATTGAATTTAATTTCGAAAAGATTAACATCAATAGATTTAATTTAA
- a CDS encoding class I SAM-dependent rRNA methyltransferase has translation MSFQIDKRAYQSLKNFSNIIYKNAIINKDDFSKTEEIVDITYNGNFVAKALYDPKFPLIKILTRENEEIDKDFFFKRINNANNYRTDILNYNDTYRMIYAEADYLPSIILDKYNKIASIQISSNIMDNYSDLIFECISEITDVETMYVQSGKKGSDVKTKIFGDKSQIETVISEGNAKFNVNMKGHKTGFFLDQRDNRIDLENYVKPGDKVLDVCSYTGGFAVHAGINGGNVTAVDLSEKALAVAEENMELNGVKNYNFIVSNAFDAMKEMIKNNEKFDVVVLDPPAFTDSSKDIKNALNAYNSMNYLGLKLAKRILVTCSCSHHIDRENFKNTIVSSSIRAKKEIRQIGAYRTQAPDHIITMANKDLEYLKCLFFNVVN, from the coding sequence ATGTCATTTCAAATTGATAAACGGGCTTATCAGTCTTTAAAAAATTTTTCAAACATAATTTACAAAAATGCGATAATCAATAAAGACGATTTTTCTAAAACGGAAGAAATTGTTGATATAACTTATAATGGAAATTTCGTTGCAAAAGCATTATACGACCCAAAATTTCCGTTAATTAAAATTTTAACAAGGGAAAACGAAGAAATTGATAAAGATTTCTTTTTCAAACGGATAAATAACGCAAATAATTACAGAACGGATATATTAAATTATAACGATACTTACAGGATGATTTATGCAGAAGCAGACTATTTACCGTCAATAATTCTTGATAAATACAATAAAATTGCTTCAATTCAGATTTCATCGAATATTATGGATAATTACTCCGATTTAATTTTTGAATGTATTTCTGAAATTACCGATGTTGAAACAATGTATGTTCAGAGCGGTAAAAAGGGAAGTGACGTAAAAACGAAGATTTTTGGAGATAAATCACAAATTGAAACTGTAATTTCCGAAGGAAACGCTAAATTTAACGTAAACATGAAGGGCCATAAAACTGGATTTTTCTTAGATCAAAGGGATAATAGAATTGATCTTGAAAATTATGTAAAACCAGGAGATAAAGTACTTGATGTTTGTAGCTACACTGGAGGCTTTGCAGTTCACGCGGGAATTAATGGTGGAAATGTTACAGCAGTAGATTTATCTGAAAAAGCACTCGCAGTTGCAGAAGAAAACATGGAATTAAACGGTGTTAAAAATTATAACTTTATAGTTTCAAATGCTTTTGACGCAATGAAAGAAATGATTAAAAATAACGAGAAATTCGATGTTGTAGTGCTTGACCCACCTGCATTTACGGATTCTTCAAAAGATATCAAAAATGCGTTAAATGCTTATAATTCAATGAACTATCTTGGATTGAAATTGGCAAAAAGAATTCTTGTGACGTGCTCTTGTTCACACCACATTGATCGGGAAAACTTTAAAAATACAATTGTTTCTTCATCAATAAGGGCTAAAAAAGAGATAAGGCAAATCGGGGCATACAGGACACAGGCACCTGACCACATAATAACAATGGCAAATAAAGACCTTGAATATTTGAAGTGTTTGTTCTTCAATGTAGTAAACTAA
- a CDS encoding response regulator transcription factor: MKKILVVEDEEDILNLVKIILEINNYEVIVAHDGYQGLEQVKENPDLIILDIMMPGMTGWEFLDKIRNEGFEIPVIVLTANAQMSTLETAINKKVDDCVVKPFDREDLMEKVSSILNKN; this comes from the coding sequence ATGAAAAAAATTTTAGTAGTTGAAGATGAAGAAGATATATTGAATCTCGTTAAAATTATTTTAGAAATTAATAATTATGAAGTTATCGTGGCACATGATGGATATCAGGGGCTCGAACAGGTTAAGGAGAATCCAGATCTAATTATTCTTGATATTATGATGCCAGGAATGACAGGATGGGAGTTCTTGGATAAAATTAGAAATGAAGGTTTTGAGATTCCTGTAATTGTATTGACTGCAAATGCACAAATGAGTACTCTTGAAACTGCGATTAATAAAAAAGTTGATGATTGTGTTGTTAAACCTTTTGATAGGGAAGATTTAATGGAAAAGGTTAGTTCAATACTTAATAAAAATTAA
- a CDS encoding cache domain-containing protein, with product MNTIPPIKRLGTKLIIYSIITALIPIVMLGAVSTDTINTEMTNQAQEKINDDLNTAESVVTLKLDKISAMNKYIVSNGDTVDLLKKGNTLELKNVALSYKDASDPDFVVFFDKDGNVIARSNSDVTGDKSYESLFKMVINSTGYTSIEVLDKEAIKYENVDEIVNIDIKGTEDSIDSTESVQDSAMALISIEPIYDEDGTLLGAAMAADILNKDYSIVDTVKDASKDATTIFLGGVRISTNVQDNGGRAIGTLVSEEVYKYVVLDGNTYYGRAFVVNEWYLTAYEPIYDSNGKIIGMLFVGTPESKFLALQADVRNQTFAVGLIGLFIALMVSYLINRGIISPLEQLKQGAERVSNGRYDQKVIVDSDDEFGELAKAFNKMATQINISDEKLKKHAEELKASYNELKELDNLKSELIAIVSHELRTPLTSIKGYVELVLDGTMGAINDSQKKCLQVADDNIVRLRRLIESMLDLSKIERGELEMYREKVNLKGIVCDVIEYLKPLATEKNIKLNREVEEITIEADKDRITQVLTNLIENAIKFSPANESIMISGVLEDEHVHLKVTDHGAGIPKKDMEKVFNRFYQVDSSTKRKKGGSGLGLAVCKSIVEAHKGSIWVESELGKGSTFHILLPISTESQ from the coding sequence ATGAACACTATACCTCCTATTAAACGATTGGGAACTAAATTAATAATTTATTCCATAATCACGGCGTTAATTCCAATAGTAATGCTCGGTGCGGTATCTACTGATACGATAAACACCGAAATGACAAACCAGGCACAGGAAAAAATAAATGATGATTTAAATACTGCAGAGAGTGTGGTAACTCTTAAACTGGATAAAATTTCTGCAATGAACAAGTATATCGTTTCTAATGGGGATACTGTTGATCTTTTAAAGAAGGGCAATACATTGGAACTGAAAAATGTGGCATTATCTTATAAGGATGCATCAGATCCTGATTTTGTTGTTTTTTTTGATAAAGATGGAAATGTAATTGCAAGGTCGAATTCTGATGTAACCGGGGATAAATCTTATGAAAGTCTTTTTAAAATGGTAATAAACAGTACTGGATACACCTCAATAGAAGTTCTCGATAAAGAAGCCATAAAATACGAAAATGTTGATGAAATAGTAAATATTGATATAAAAGGAACAGAAGATTCGATAGATTCTACGGAAAGTGTTCAAGATAGTGCAATGGCTTTGATATCTATTGAACCAATCTATGATGAAGATGGAACTTTACTTGGGGCTGCAATGGCAGCAGATATTCTGAATAAGGATTATTCTATTGTGGATACTGTAAAAGACGCTTCAAAAGATGCTACAACAATATTTTTAGGTGGTGTCAGGATATCCACAAATGTTCAGGACAATGGTGGAAGGGCAATTGGAACACTTGTTTCAGAAGAGGTCTATAAATATGTTGTTTTGGATGGAAACACGTACTATGGTAGGGCTTTTGTTGTAAATGAATGGTATTTAACGGCTTATGAGCCAATTTATGATTCAAATGGCAAAATTATAGGAATGTTATTTGTCGGAACTCCCGAAAGTAAGTTTTTAGCATTACAGGCAGATGTTAGAAATCAAACCTTTGCAGTTGGATTGATTGGATTATTTATTGCCTTGATGGTCTCATACCTTATAAATCGAGGAATAATAAGTCCACTTGAACAATTAAAGCAGGGTGCCGAACGGGTAAGTAATGGAAGATACGATCAAAAAGTCATTGTTGATTCTGACGATGAATTTGGTGAACTTGCAAAAGCATTTAACAAGATGGCAACTCAAATCAATATTTCTGATGAAAAGCTAAAGAAACACGCAGAAGAATTGAAGGCATCATATAATGAATTAAAAGAACTCGATAATTTAAAATCCGAATTAATTGCAATTGTTTCACACGAATTAAGAACTCCGCTTACTTCAATAAAGGGTTACGTTGAACTGGTCCTTGATGGTACAATGGGTGCAATAAACGATTCCCAGAAAAAGTGTTTGCAGGTTGCAGACGATAACATCGTAAGACTTAGGAGATTAATTGAGAGTATGCTTGATCTTTCAAAGATTGAACGTGGAGAACTTGAGATGTACCGCGAAAAGGTAAATCTTAAAGGAATAGTATGCGATGTTATCGAATATTTAAAGCCGCTTGCAACTGAAAAAAATATTAAATTAAACAGGGAAGTTGAAGAAATTACTATTGAAGCAGATAAAGATAGGATTACTCAGGTTCTCACTAATTTGATAGAAAATGCGATAAAATTCAGTCCTGCAAATGAATCCATTATGATAAGTGGTGTTTTAGAGGACGAACACGTTCATTTGAAAGTAACTGATCACGGTGCAGGTATTCCTAAAAAAGACATGGAAAAAGTATTCAACAGGTTTTACCAGGTTGATTCATCAACAAAGCGGAAAAAAGGTGGATCAGGTCTTGGACTTGCAGTCTGTAAAAGTATTGTCGAAGCACACAAAGGTTCGATCTGGGTTGAAAGTGAACTTGGAAAGGGAAGTACATTCCACATACTCCTTCCAATATCTACCGAATCCCAATAA
- a CDS encoding selenium-binding protein — translation MVFEGKFIITTADDIPGLGLYYMGIVSAVSDNVDAIVEDLKKQVLAKGGMGLVAFRIACADGKFLGYGTAVKADEGQFTMA, via the coding sequence ATGGTTTTTGAAGGAAAGTTTATAATTACCACTGCAGATGACATTCCCGGGCTCGGGCTGTACTATATGGGCATAGTCTCTGCAGTATCTGATAATGTAGATGCTATCGTTGAAGATTTAAAAAAACAAGTACTTGCTAAAGGCGGTATGGGATTAGTAGCTTTTAGGATTGCTTGTGCAGATGGTAAATTTTTAGGATACGGTACCGCAGTTAAAGCAGACGAAGGCCAGTTCACAATGGCTTAA
- a CDS encoding Coenzyme F420 hydrogenase/dehydrogenase, beta subunit C-terminal domain: protein MSNEMYYVQASDPAILEKGECGGAVTALFKYLLDKGIVDGVLALKKGLDVYDAIPTFVTSSEDLLSTAGSLHCAPTMWGGIIKEYLQDVKIAVPVKPCDMRAIVELAKRVQINLDNVYMIGLNCGGTVPPKTAMEMIKLFYEVDPKDVVKEEIDKGKFIIVMKDGSHKEVKMHDLEDNGYGRRVNCQRCDEKIPRKADIAAGNWGVIGEDAGKYTFMEVCTEKGKQLLKDAEKDGYVKTKAPNPKGIEIRAKVESSMLKMGEDYKNKWLEEKYPSIEEWNRQWNKCIKCYGCRDVCPVCFCKECALTADYIDTGSIPPDPIMFQGVRMSHMAFSCVNCGQCEDVCPMEIPVARIFHKIQEKTRKELGYRPGVDDKAPPALGGSCPTQ from the coding sequence ATGAGCAATGAAATGTATTATGTACAGGCTTCTGACCCTGCAATACTCGAAAAAGGAGAATGTGGTGGTGCAGTTACTGCACTTTTCAAATATCTTTTAGACAAGGGTATTGTAGATGGTGTTTTAGCTTTGAAAAAAGGTTTAGATGTATATGACGCAATTCCAACGTTTGTTACATCTTCAGAAGATTTGTTGAGTACTGCAGGTTCTCTACACTGCGCTCCAACGATGTGGGGCGGAATTATAAAAGAATATTTGCAAGATGTAAAAATTGCAGTTCCAGTAAAACCTTGCGACATGAGGGCAATCGTTGAACTTGCAAAAAGGGTCCAGATTAATCTTGACAACGTCTACATGATTGGATTAAATTGCGGTGGAACGGTTCCTCCAAAAACTGCAATGGAAATGATAAAATTATTTTACGAAGTAGATCCTAAGGATGTTGTAAAAGAAGAGATCGACAAGGGTAAATTCATAATTGTTATGAAAGACGGATCCCACAAAGAAGTTAAAATGCACGATCTCGAAGACAACGGCTACGGAAGAAGAGTAAACTGCCAGAGATGTGACGAAAAAATCCCACGAAAAGCAGATATTGCTGCTGGAAACTGGGGTGTAATCGGAGAAGATGCTGGAAAATATACCTTCATGGAAGTATGCACTGAAAAAGGTAAGCAGTTACTTAAAGATGCAGAAAAAGATGGGTATGTTAAAACAAAAGCCCCAAATCCAAAAGGAATTGAAATAAGGGCCAAAGTAGAAAGCTCAATGTTAAAAATGGGTGAAGACTACAAGAATAAATGGCTTGAAGAAAAATATCCATCAATTGAAGAATGGAACAGGCAGTGGAATAAGTGTATAAAATGCTACGGTTGTAGGGATGTATGTCCAGTATGTTTCTGTAAGGAATGTGCCCTCACTGCAGACTACATCGACACAGGATCAATTCCACCTGATCCAATAATGTTCCAAGGGGTCAGAATGTCTCACATGGCATTTAGCTGTGTAAATTGTGGACAGTGTGAAGATGTATGTCCTATGGAAATTCCGGTTGCAAGAATATTCCACAAAATTCAGGAAAAAACAAGAAAAGAGCTTGGTTACAGGCCTGGTGTGGATGATAAAGCACCACCTGCGCTTGGAGGCTCATGTCCAACCCAATAA
- a CDS encoding carbonic anhydrase, whose translation MGENAKPKKKLAIVTCMDTRLVNFLSEKLGIAQGDAKVIKNAGNIITEDVIRSLVIAVYLLDVEDIMVIGHTDCGMAAADFETVKKKMVERGANPNFTPDFEAWLGRMYCEETNVIEGVELLKNHPAFPKDINIDGYVMDIESGDLVKIA comes from the coding sequence TTGGGAGAAAACGCAAAACCGAAGAAAAAACTCGCAATTGTGACCTGCATGGATACAAGGCTTGTCAACTTCCTTTCCGAAAAGCTCGGAATAGCTCAAGGTGACGCAAAAGTAATCAAGAACGCAGGAAATATCATAACCGAAGATGTAATCAGGTCACTAGTGATCGCAGTATATCTTTTGGATGTTGAAGACATCATGGTTATAGGCCATACAGATTGTGGAATGGCAGCTGCAGACTTTGAAACTGTTAAGAAAAAAATGGTAGAGCGAGGTGCAAATCCAAATTTCACACCTGATTTTGAAGCATGGCTTGGCAGAATGTACTGCGAAGAAACCAATGTTATCGAAGGTGTTGAACTTTTGAAAAACCACCCTGCATTCCCTAAAGATATCAATATCGATGGATATGTAATGGATATTGAATCAGGGGATTTAGTAAAAATAGCCTAA